One stretch of Thalassophryne amazonica chromosome 17, fThaAma1.1, whole genome shotgun sequence DNA includes these proteins:
- the tmem174 gene encoding transmembrane protein 174 → MPLGETNSVENPEASIRGTPDDVAHTLPPFLPNPHQFRTDGTLDGKKTGAALLFSGLFLSLAGVTFTAMGWQHFQHSPNFEWTLLLGPILISVGGIFVLSSVCKFGIFSCSFCRQWEEEVVVIPVMEQTSAGHSFTVSSISQPIIPTTAVLLMPPPYNFVVQEVGSASEPQSGLPPQYDTVCYVENTASTAEVSSEPERTSHR, encoded by the coding sequence ATGCCTCTAGGCGAGACCAACAGTGTCGAGAATCCTGAAGCTTCCATCAGAGGAACGCCTGATGACGTGGCTCACACGCTGCCACCCTTCCTACCCAATCCTCACCAATTTAGGACAGATGGCACGCTGGATGGCAAAAAGACAGGAGCCGCCCTGCTGTTCTCTGGACTGTTCCTGTCCCTGGCGGGTGTCACCTTCACCGCCATGGGCTGGCAGCACTTCCAGCACAGTCCCAACTTTGAGTGGACCCTGTTGTTGGGTCCTATCCTCATTTCTGTTGGAGGCATTTTTGTGCTGAGCAGTGTTTGCAAGTTTGGTATTTTCTCCTGCAGCTTCTGTAGACAGTGGGAGGAAGAAGTAGTTGTAATTCCCGTGATGGAGCAAACCTCAGCGGGACATTCTTTTACGGTTAGTAGCATCAGTCAGCCGATCATCCCAACCACAGCCGTGCTGCTTATGCCGCCGCCGTATAACTTTGTAGTCCAGGAAGTGGGCTCGGCCAGTGAGCCTCAGTCTGGCCTTCCGCCGCAGTACGACACCGTGTGCTATGTGGAAAACACTGCTTCCACAGCAGAAGTCAGTTCGGAACCGGAACGCACAAGCCACAGGTAG